A region from the Methylovorus glucosotrophus genome encodes:
- the lepA gene encoding translation elongation factor 4, with translation MKNIRNFSIIAHIDHGKSTLADRIIQLCGGLSDREMEAQVLDSMDLERERGITIKAQTAALQYKALDGQIYQLNLIDTPGHVDFSYEVSRSLSACEGALLVVDASQGVEAQSVANCYTAIDLGVEVTAVLNKIDLPSADPERVIQEIEDVIGVEATDAVRCSAKTGEGVRDVLEAVVARIPPPEGDPTKPLKALIIDSWFDNYVGVVMLVRVIDGTLKPKDKIRMMATRAVHLCEQVGVFTPKSRQKESLSAGEVGFIIAGIKELTSAKVGDTVTLADKPAAEALPGFKEVKPQVFAGLYPVESNQFEALRDALEKLRLNDASLQFEPENSTALGFGFRCGFLGLLHMEIVQERLEREYDMDLITTAPTVVYELLLKNGEVVQIENPSRLPEPSRIDEIREPVINVNLLMPQDYVGPVMTLCNGKRGVQRNMQYMGRQVMLSYEMPLNEVVLDFFDKLKSVSRGYASMDYEFLEFRAADLVKLDIMVNGDRVDALSLIVHRANSIYRGRQLCAKMRELIPRQMFDVAVQAAIGANIIARETVKAMRKNVLAKCYGGDITRKKKLLEKQKEGKKRMKQVGNVEIPQEAFLAILKVEDK, from the coding sequence ATGAAAAATATTCGTAACTTTTCCATCATTGCCCACATTGATCACGGTAAATCCACGCTGGCTGACCGCATCATTCAGCTGTGCGGCGGTCTTTCGGATCGCGAAATGGAAGCGCAGGTGCTGGATTCCATGGATCTGGAACGTGAGCGTGGCATTACCATCAAGGCGCAGACTGCAGCCCTGCAATACAAGGCGCTGGATGGCCAGATCTACCAGCTTAACCTGATTGATACCCCAGGGCACGTCGACTTCTCCTATGAGGTGAGTCGTTCGCTGTCTGCCTGTGAGGGGGCCTTGCTGGTGGTGGATGCATCGCAGGGCGTGGAAGCGCAGAGTGTGGCCAACTGTTACACCGCGATTGATCTCGGTGTTGAGGTGACAGCGGTACTGAACAAGATCGACTTGCCCTCGGCAGACCCTGAGCGCGTGATTCAGGAAATCGAGGACGTGATTGGCGTGGAAGCCACCGATGCCGTGCGTTGCTCGGCCAAGACCGGCGAAGGCGTGCGCGATGTGCTGGAAGCCGTCGTTGCTCGTATTCCGCCACCTGAGGGCGATCCAACCAAGCCATTGAAAGCGCTGATCATCGACTCCTGGTTTGATAACTATGTGGGCGTGGTGATGCTGGTGCGCGTGATTGACGGTACGCTCAAGCCCAAAGACAAGATTCGCATGATGGCCACACGGGCCGTGCATCTGTGCGAGCAGGTCGGTGTGTTTACCCCCAAGTCACGCCAGAAGGAATCCTTATCCGCGGGTGAAGTGGGGTTCATTATTGCCGGTATCAAGGAACTGACCAGTGCCAAGGTAGGCGATACGGTGACCCTGGCCGACAAGCCTGCTGCCGAAGCGTTGCCTGGCTTCAAGGAAGTAAAGCCGCAAGTGTTCGCGGGTTTGTATCCGGTGGAATCCAATCAGTTTGAAGCCTTGCGTGATGCGCTGGAAAAACTGCGCCTGAATGACGCCTCGCTGCAATTCGAGCCGGAAAACTCCACTGCCCTGGGCTTTGGTTTCCGTTGCGGCTTCCTCGGTCTCTTGCACATGGAAATCGTGCAGGAACGGCTGGAGCGCGAGTACGACATGGACCTCATTACCACGGCGCCTACCGTTGTGTATGAGCTGTTGCTGAAAAACGGTGAGGTTGTGCAGATCGAGAATCCATCGCGCCTGCCTGAGCCCTCGCGCATCGATGAAATCCGCGAGCCGGTGATCAACGTCAACCTGCTGATGCCACAGGATTATGTGGGCCCGGTAATGACGCTGTGCAATGGCAAACGTGGCGTGCAGCGCAATATGCAGTACATGGGCCGTCAGGTCATGCTGAGCTACGAGATGCCGTTGAACGAAGTGGTGCTCGATTTCTTTGACAAGCTGAAATCCGTATCGCGTGGCTATGCATCCATGGATTACGAATTCCTCGAGTTCCGTGCGGCCGATCTGGTCAAGCTGGATATCATGGTCAACGGTGACCGCGTGGATGCGTTATCCCTGATTGTGCACCGCGCCAACAGTATCTACCGTGGTCGCCAGTTGTGTGCCAAGATGCGCGAGCTGATTCCGCGCCAGATGTTTGATGTGGCAGTGCAGGCGGCCATTGGCGCCAACATCATTGCCCGTGAAACCGTGAAAGCCATGCGTAAGAATGTGCTGGCAAAATGCTATGGCGGCGATATTACCCGCAAGAAAAAACTGCTTGAGAAACAAAAAGAAGGTAAAAAACGCATGAAGCAAGTGGGCAATGTGGAAATTCCACAAGAAGCATTCCTGGCGATTCTGAAAGTAGAAGACAAATGA
- the lepB gene encoding signal peptidase I, whose product MMFALFMVVILAVTGLIWLLDILVLKKRRPAGKADPVLVEYSKSFFPVILVVFMIRSFVVEPFKIPSASMMPTLIAGDFILVNKFIYGLRVPILNNTFLEIRHPQRGEVFVFHYPKDPSIDYIKRVVGVPGDKIAYRDKQLYINGKKLDVNYADDYQYVGSGLSMVVTKRYQEQLGEHKHDILLEEEKPSLDGEVEVPPGHYFAMGDNRDNSNDSRFWGFVPEENLVGKAFFIWWNFDNFGRIGNTIN is encoded by the coding sequence ATGATGTTCGCACTGTTTATGGTGGTTATCCTGGCTGTCACCGGCCTGATCTGGTTGCTGGATATTCTGGTGCTGAAAAAGCGTCGCCCGGCAGGCAAGGCAGACCCGGTACTGGTGGAATATTCCAAAAGCTTTTTCCCGGTGATTCTGGTGGTGTTCATGATCCGCTCCTTCGTGGTCGAGCCCTTCAAGATTCCATCCGCGTCCATGATGCCTACCCTGATCGCAGGCGACTTCATCCTGGTGAACAAATTCATCTACGGCCTGCGCGTGCCTATTCTTAACAATACCTTTCTCGAGATCCGCCATCCGCAACGTGGCGAAGTGTTCGTGTTCCATTATCCAAAGGACCCGTCGATTGATTACATCAAACGTGTGGTCGGCGTGCCTGGCGACAAGATTGCCTATCGCGACAAGCAGCTCTACATCAATGGCAAAAAGCTGGATGTGAACTACGCGGATGACTACCAGTATGTAGGCTCCGGCCTCAGCATGGTGGTGACCAAGCGTTACCAGGAGCAATTGGGCGAGCACAAGCACGATATCCTGCTGGAAGAAGAAAAGCCCTCGCTGGATGGCGAAGTGGAAGTGCCGCCAGGGCATTACTTTGCCATGGGCGATAACCGCGATAACAGTAATGACAGTCGCTTCTGGGGCTTTGTGCCGGAAGAGAATCTGGTCGGCAAGGCGTTTTTCATCTGGTGGAATTTTGATAATTTCGGCAGAATTGGCAACACCATCAACTAG
- a CDS encoding DUF4845 domain-containing protein translates to MNRQRGITFIGLVLLIAAGLFVVMVGMKLTPAYVEYFTIKKTLKKISQEPGFESMSRKEIMDVYTKAAMIDEIGDVNAKDLVVGKNAAGQNTVSIDYQKVIPIIANVSVLIDFTASTDASASP, encoded by the coding sequence ATGAACCGTCAACGTGGTATTACCTTTATCGGGCTGGTGCTGCTTATTGCCGCGGGGCTGTTCGTGGTCATGGTAGGCATGAAGCTGACGCCTGCCTATGTTGAATATTTCACCATCAAGAAAACGCTGAAGAAAATCAGCCAGGAGCCTGGCTTTGAGAGCATGAGCCGCAAGGAAATCATGGATGTCTATACCAAGGCGGCGATGATAGACGAGATCGGCGATGTGAACGCCAAGGATCTCGTGGTGGGCAAGAATGCGGCTGGTCAAAACACGGTGTCCATTGATTACCAGAAAGTGATCCCGATTATCGCCAATGTCAGCGTGCTGATTGATTTCACCGCCTCTACCGATGCTTCGGCATCGCCCTGA
- the rnc gene encoding ribonuclease III has product MSQTGLERLLGHDFTNGQLLTQALTHRSHSARNNERLEFLGDGVLNCIIANQLFQRFSKLPEGDLSRLRAHLVKEPTLCEIAQRLQLGDMLKLGEGELKSGGWRRPSVLADALEAIIGAVFLDAGFIAAEALVVRLYTPLLEAIDPKSIGKDAKSLLQEYLQGRKIALPEYTVTATEGEAHCQLFKVDCTIPKLKLVTHGEGSSRRAAEQQAAERAYQQLTATS; this is encoded by the coding sequence ATGTCACAAACCGGACTGGAACGGCTGCTAGGCCATGATTTCACCAATGGGCAACTGCTGACGCAGGCACTGACCCATCGCAGCCATAGTGCGCGTAACAACGAGCGTCTCGAATTCCTCGGCGATGGTGTGCTGAACTGCATTATCGCCAACCAGCTTTTCCAGCGTTTTTCCAAACTGCCAGAAGGCGACCTCAGCCGTTTGCGCGCGCATCTGGTCAAGGAGCCAACCCTCTGCGAGATTGCCCAGCGCCTGCAACTGGGTGACATGCTGAAACTGGGCGAGGGCGAATTGAAAAGCGGCGGCTGGCGTCGTCCTTCCGTATTGGCCGATGCGCTGGAAGCCATTATCGGCGCAGTGTTTCTCGATGCTGGTTTTATTGCCGCCGAAGCGCTGGTGGTCAGGCTATACACGCCTTTGCTCGAAGCCATAGACCCCAAATCCATAGGCAAGGATGCCAAATCCCTGCTGCAGGAATACCTGCAAGGCCGCAAGATCGCCTTGCCCGAATACACCGTGACAGCCACCGAGGGCGAGGCGCATTGCCAGTTGTTCAAGGTGGATTGCACCATCCCCAAACTCAAGCTGGTCACCCATGGTGAAGGCTCCAGCCGCCGCGCGGCCGAGCAACAGGCCGCCGAGCGTGCCTACCAGCAACTTACAGCTACCTCGTAG
- the era gene encoding GTPase Era: MTTENTPASPFRCGTVAIVGRPNVGKSTLLNHILGLKLSITSRKAQTTRHRLLGIHTTDDTQYLFVDTPGFQQKHVNALNRSLNKTVTQVLAEVDVVLFVIEPMHLGDADRLVLNMLPRNKPVLLVVNKADLMGDKGNLLPLIQDFDLEFPFTAIVPVSAKKNLYLDELLQAVRQHLPEQEAIYGEDELTDKNERFLAAELLREKAFRFLGDEVPYSIAVEIEKFEMEGNLRRIHAAFIVDKESQKPMLIGKGGAKLKQISTEARQDMENLFGGKVWLETWVKVKGGWADDERALKSLGY; this comes from the coding sequence ATGACCACTGAAAATACTCCTGCTTCTCCCTTTCGCTGCGGTACCGTGGCGATTGTGGGCCGTCCCAACGTCGGCAAATCCACGCTGCTCAACCACATTCTCGGGCTCAAGCTCAGCATTACCTCGCGCAAGGCGCAGACCACGCGCCACCGCCTGCTGGGCATTCATACTACCGACGATACCCAGTACCTATTTGTGGATACGCCCGGGTTCCAGCAAAAGCATGTGAATGCCCTGAACCGCAGTCTGAACAAGACCGTGACGCAGGTGCTGGCCGAGGTGGATGTGGTGCTGTTCGTGATCGAACCCATGCATCTGGGGGATGCTGATCGCCTGGTGCTGAACATGCTGCCGCGCAACAAGCCGGTATTGCTGGTGGTCAACAAGGCTGACCTGATGGGCGACAAGGGCAACCTGCTGCCGCTGATCCAGGATTTTGATCTGGAATTCCCGTTTACTGCCATCGTGCCCGTCAGCGCCAAGAAAAACCTGTATCTGGATGAACTGCTGCAGGCGGTGCGCCAGCATCTGCCAGAGCAGGAGGCCATTTATGGCGAAGATGAGCTGACCGACAAGAATGAGCGTTTTCTGGCAGCCGAACTTCTGCGTGAGAAAGCCTTCCGCTTCCTGGGCGATGAAGTGCCTTACAGCATCGCTGTTGAAATTGAAAAATTTGAAATGGAAGGCAATCTGCGCCGCATTCACGCCGCATTTATTGTCGACAAGGAAAGCCAGAAGCCCATGCTGATAGGCAAGGGTGGCGCCAAGCTCAAGCAGATTTCCACCGAAGCGCGTCAGGACATGGAAAACCTGTTTGGCGGCAAAGTCTGGCTCGAAACCTGGGTCAAGGTCAAAGGCGGCTGGGCGGATGATGAGCGTGCCCTCAAGTCCCTGGGCTATTGA
- the recO gene encoding DNA repair protein RecO, with translation MAVLHKQDNQPVYVLHTYPFKETSLVVELFSRDFGRVAAVAKGARRPRSAMRGMLQSFQPLLATWSGKAELKTLHSLEWGSGLLLLQGDALMCGFYMNELLLRLLPREDSHDALFAYYGDTLRTLSQSAEHATSLRRFELRMLQEMGYAVPLLNDERDQPVEAERIYEYVAERGACTGATPLPVANRVQLRGKTLLDMARDDYADSQTQQQSKQLMRMLLAHYLGDKPLHTRQLLIDLQGL, from the coding sequence ATGGCCGTCCTCCACAAACAAGACAATCAGCCGGTGTATGTGCTGCATACCTATCCTTTCAAGGAAACCAGTCTGGTGGTGGAGCTGTTCAGCCGCGATTTTGGTCGCGTGGCGGCAGTGGCAAAAGGCGCGCGCCGTCCGCGTTCCGCCATGCGCGGCATGCTGCAATCCTTTCAACCCCTGCTTGCCACCTGGTCAGGCAAGGCGGAGCTGAAGACCCTGCATAGCCTGGAGTGGGGCAGTGGCCTGCTGCTGTTGCAGGGCGATGCCCTGATGTGCGGCTTTTACATGAACGAGCTGCTGCTGCGCTTGCTGCCGCGTGAGGATAGCCACGATGCGCTGTTTGCTTACTACGGGGATACCTTGCGTACCCTGTCGCAGAGCGCCGAGCATGCCACCAGCCTGCGCCGCTTTGAGCTGCGCATGCTGCAGGAGATGGGCTATGCCGTACCCCTGCTGAACGATGAGCGCGACCAGCCGGTCGAGGCGGAGCGCATCTATGAATACGTAGCCGAGCGCGGCGCCTGCACCGGTGCCACTCCACTGCCTGTGGCCAATCGCGTACAATTGCGTGGCAAAACCCTGCTGGACATGGCGCGGGATGATTACGCCGATAGCCAGACCCAGCAGCAAAGCAAGCAATTGATGCGCATGCTGCTGGCGCATTATCTCGGTGACAAGCCGCTGCATACGCGGCAGTTGCTGATCGACTTGCAAGGCCTGTAG
- the pdxJ gene encoding pyridoxine 5'-phosphate synthase: MIKLGVNIDHVATLRQARGTQYPSVVQAALRAEEAGADSITIHLREDRRHIQDADVFALRPLLQTKMNLEMAVTEEMLGIALQVKPQDVCLVPERREERTTEGGLEVAGNLAAVSHACQVLRDAGIRVSLFIAPDIAQIDAAKAAGAPVIEIHTGTFADAETPEEQAHELARVQAAVAHGRKLGLVVNAGHGLNIHNVHLIAAIPGIEELNIGHAIVAHAIFVGWEYSVREMKALMLQAAKAE; this comes from the coding sequence ATGATTAAACTCGGGGTCAATATTGACCATGTCGCCACGCTGCGCCAGGCACGCGGCACCCAGTACCCCAGCGTGGTGCAAGCCGCGTTGCGCGCGGAAGAGGCGGGCGCTGACAGCATCACTATTCATTTGCGTGAAGACCGCCGCCATATTCAGGATGCGGATGTGTTTGCCTTGCGGCCCTTGCTGCAGACCAAGATGAATCTGGAAATGGCGGTGACCGAAGAAATGCTGGGCATTGCTTTGCAGGTGAAACCGCAGGATGTCTGCCTGGTACCAGAGCGGCGTGAAGAGCGCACCACCGAAGGGGGCCTGGAAGTAGCAGGCAATCTGGCGGCGGTGAGCCATGCCTGCCAGGTGCTGCGCGATGCGGGCATTCGCGTGTCATTGTTCATCGCCCCTGATATTGCGCAGATTGATGCCGCCAAAGCGGCAGGTGCTCCGGTGATTGAAATCCACACCGGGACCTTTGCCGATGCAGAAACACCGGAAGAGCAGGCCCATGAACTGGCCCGCGTTCAGGCCGCTGTTGCGCATGGGCGCAAGCTGGGCCTGGTGGTCAACGCCGGGCATGGCTTGAATATTCACAATGTGCATTTGATCGCGGCGATCCCGGGTATTGAAGAGCTGAACATCGGACACGCCATTGTGGCGCATGCCATTTTTGTCGGTTGGGAATACTCGGTGCGTGAAATGAAAGCCTTGATGCTGCAGGCGGCCAAAGCCGAATGA
- the acpS gene encoding holo-ACP synthase: MIFGIGTDIVEVSRIEDSLARFGDAFAERILTAAEYDEYLASKTRARFLAKRFAAKEAFAKALGTGIRGPAAFENIGVGHDELGKPILVLAQELQSLLDAKGIVHKHLSISDEKALAAAFVVLEKA; the protein is encoded by the coding sequence ATGATCTTCGGCATAGGTACCGATATCGTTGAGGTATCGCGGATTGAGGATTCGCTGGCGCGCTTTGGCGATGCATTTGCCGAGCGCATACTGACCGCGGCCGAGTATGATGAGTACCTTGCGAGCAAGACCCGTGCGCGGTTTCTCGCCAAGCGCTTTGCCGCCAAGGAAGCCTTTGCCAAGGCACTGGGGACCGGTATTCGCGGGCCCGCGGCGTTTGAGAATATTGGGGTCGGCCACGATGAGCTGGGCAAACCCATATTGGTGCTGGCGCAAGAATTGCAAAGCTTGCTCGATGCCAAAGGCATCGTGCACAAACATTTATCAATCAGCGATGAAAAAGCCCTGGCGGCTGCGTTTGTCGTTTTGGAAAAGGCGTGA
- a CDS encoding tRNA threonylcarbamoyladenosine dehydratase has product MALRSSTNQSDAGQGAIPDTQDVDMERRFGGVRRLYGAEALARFQAAHVCVIGIGGVGSWAAEALARNAIGRITLIDLDNIAESNINRQLHALDGELGKAKVTAMAERIQRINPWAQIVQIEDFVTVENVDAMLGQGFDGVIDAIDDARAKVAIAAWCRRHKLPLVVTGGAGGRLDPTRIRHADLAQVHGDRLLAKVRNSLRRDHGFPRAPSGNKAPTKFGIPCIYSDEPIQKPDASCEADGGLSGLNCAGYGSSVCVTAPFGMAASALLLKLLSA; this is encoded by the coding sequence ATGGCATTGCGTTCGTCTACCAACCAGTCTGATGCCGGACAGGGCGCAATCCCTGATACGCAGGATGTGGATATGGAGCGACGCTTTGGTGGCGTGCGGCGTCTGTATGGCGCAGAGGCGCTGGCGCGTTTTCAGGCGGCGCATGTCTGCGTGATCGGCATAGGCGGCGTCGGGTCCTGGGCCGCCGAGGCGCTGGCGCGCAATGCGATTGGCCGTATCACGCTGATTGACCTCGACAACATCGCTGAATCCAATATCAATCGCCAGCTGCATGCGCTGGATGGCGAGCTGGGCAAGGCCAAGGTGACGGCCATGGCGGAGCGCATCCAGCGGATTAATCCATGGGCGCAGATAGTGCAGATAGAGGATTTTGTCACGGTGGAGAATGTAGACGCCATGCTGGGGCAGGGCTTTGATGGCGTGATTGATGCGATTGATGATGCACGCGCCAAAGTGGCGATTGCCGCCTGGTGCCGTCGCCACAAGCTGCCACTGGTTGTGACAGGTGGTGCTGGTGGTCGCCTGGATCCCACCCGTATTCGCCATGCTGATCTGGCCCAGGTGCATGGAGATCGACTGCTGGCCAAGGTGCGCAACAGCCTGCGACGTGATCATGGCTTTCCCCGCGCGCCTTCTGGCAATAAAGCCCCGACCAAATTTGGCATTCCCTGCATTTACTCCGATGAACCCATCCAGAAACCGGATGCAAGCTGCGAGGCGGATGGCGGGCTGAGCGGCCTTAATTGTGCCGGCTATGGCTCCTCCGTTTGCGTGACTGCGCCATTTGGCATGGCCGCTTCCGCGCTGTTACTGAAGCTTCTCTCGGCCTGA
- a CDS encoding DUF2256 domain-containing protein, with translation MPSREFKGNKAYLPSKPCVQCGRTMTWRKAWEKNWDSVKYCSDACRRAAKSKG, from the coding sequence TTGCCTTCCAGGGAATTCAAAGGCAATAAGGCCTACCTCCCCAGCAAACCCTGCGTGCAATGTGGCCGCACCATGACCTGGCGTAAAGCGTGGGAAAAAAACTGGGATAGCGTCAAATACTGTTCAGATGCCTGCCGCCGCGCGGCTAAGAGCAAGGGCTGA
- the htpG gene encoding molecular chaperone HtpG, with protein MSTDTIQKETLGFQAEVKQLLQLMIHSLYSNKEIVLRELISNASDAADKLRFEALSDNSLYGNDSDLKIRVSFDKDARTLTISDNGIGMNRAEVISNIGTIAKSGTKEFFQSLTGDQAKDANLIGQFGVGFYSAFILADKVTLITRRAGSDEAVKWESAGEGDYTLEAVEKAGRGTDIILHLREGEDEFLNDWKLKSIIRKYSDHITLPIIMKKSEWKDGEQVPTDEDETVNKASALWARAKSDISDEEYQEFYKHVSHDFENPLAWSHNRVEGKQEYISLLYVPSRAPLDLYDRERKHGIKLYVKRVFIMDDAEKLMPQYLRFVRGVIDSADLPLNVSREILQSSRDIDNIKAGSVKKVLGLLEDLAENKPEEYAGFWKEFGRVLKEGPGEDFANREKIAGLLRFASTHADTDAQVVSLKDYIGRMKEGQDKIYYITADSFAAAQHSPHLEIFRKKGIEVLLMSDRVDEWMLSSLTEFDGKALQSVAKGDLDLGNLEDEAEKEQQKKVEEEARDLIERVKTTLGERVKEVRVTHRLTDSPACLVAGENDLSGNLERLLKAAGQKTPDSKPILEVNPEHKLVAKLKTESDDGRFADLANLLFDQALLAEGGQLEDPASFVRRMNSLIS; from the coding sequence ATGTCGACCGACACCATTCAAAAAGAAACGCTAGGTTTTCAGGCCGAAGTAAAACAACTGCTGCAGTTGATGATTCATTCGCTCTACAGCAACAAGGAAATTGTGCTGCGCGAGCTGATCTCCAATGCCTCGGATGCGGCAGACAAATTGCGCTTTGAGGCGCTGTCTGACAACAGCCTGTATGGCAATGACAGTGATTTGAAGATTCGTGTGTCCTTTGATAAGGATGCCCGTACGCTGACGATTTCGGATAACGGTATCGGCATGAACCGCGCTGAAGTCATCAGCAATATCGGCACCATTGCCAAGTCTGGTACCAAGGAGTTTTTCCAGTCGCTGACCGGCGACCAGGCCAAGGATGCCAATCTGATTGGTCAGTTTGGCGTGGGCTTTTACTCGGCATTCATTCTGGCTGACAAGGTCACCCTGATTACCCGCCGCGCGGGCAGCGATGAAGCGGTGAAGTGGGAATCGGCAGGCGAGGGCGACTACACCCTGGAAGCGGTTGAGAAAGCTGGCCGTGGCACCGATATCATCCTGCACTTGCGTGAAGGTGAAGATGAATTCCTGAATGACTGGAAGCTGAAGAGCATCATCCGCAAGTATTCCGACCATATCACGCTGCCCATCATCATGAAGAAGTCGGAGTGGAAAGATGGCGAGCAGGTGCCGACCGATGAGGATGAAACCGTGAACAAGGCGTCTGCCTTGTGGGCGCGTGCCAAGAGCGATATCAGCGACGAGGAGTACCAGGAGTTTTACAAGCATGTATCGCATGACTTTGAAAACCCGCTGGCCTGGAGCCATAACCGCGTAGAAGGCAAGCAGGAATATATCTCGCTGCTGTATGTGCCGAGCCGCGCGCCGCTGGACTTGTACGACCGCGAGCGCAAGCATGGCATCAAGCTTTACGTGAAGCGCGTGTTCATTATGGACGATGCGGAGAAACTGATGCCGCAATACCTGCGCTTTGTACGCGGGGTGATCGATAGTGCGGATTTACCACTGAATGTGTCGCGCGAAATCCTGCAGTCCAGCCGGGATATCGACAATATCAAGGCCGGTTCGGTGAAAAAGGTATTGGGTCTGCTGGAAGATCTGGCAGAAAACAAGCCGGAAGAGTATGCCGGTTTCTGGAAGGAATTTGGCCGCGTGCTGAAAGAGGGCCCGGGCGAAGATTTTGCCAATCGCGAAAAGATCGCAGGCCTGCTGCGCTTTGCTTCCACCCATGCCGATACCGATGCGCAAGTGGTGTCGCTTAAGGATTACATCGGCCGCATGAAGGAAGGCCAGGACAAGATTTACTACATCACGGCAGATAGCTTCGCAGCCGCCCAGCATAGCCCGCACCTGGAAATCTTCCGCAAGAAGGGCATTGAGGTCTTGCTGATGTCTGACCGCGTGGACGAGTGGATGCTGTCCAGCCTGACCGAGTTTGATGGCAAGGCCTTGCAATCAGTGGCGAAGGGCGACCTCGATCTGGGCAATCTGGAAGATGAAGCCGAAAAAGAGCAGCAGAAGAAGGTGGAAGAAGAAGCGCGTGATCTGATTGAGCGCGTGAAAACGACACTGGGCGAACGCGTGAAGGAAGTGCGCGTAACGCACCGCCTGACCGATTCCCCGGCTTGTCTGGTGGCCGGTGAAAACGATCTCTCGGGTAATCTGGAGCGGCTGCTTAAGGCTGCCGGACAGAAAACGCCGGATAGCAAACCTATCCTGGAAGTGAATCCTGAGCACAAGCTGGTTGCCAAGCTCAAGACCGAGTCGGATGACGGCCGTTTTGCCGACCTGGCAAACCTGCTGTTTGATCAGGCTTTGCTGGCAGAAGGCGGGCAACTGGAAGACCCGGCCAGTTTTGTGCGTCGCATGAATAGCCTCATTAGCTAA